One genomic segment of Erythrolamprus reginae isolate rEryReg1 chromosome 2, rEryReg1.hap1, whole genome shotgun sequence includes these proteins:
- the C2H5orf24 gene encoding UPF0461 protein C5orf24 homolog isoform X1 has product MAADFPPLNIENFKQKMMHPVASSPPFCGTGKTSCLNDDNGTPTDEFDLYSTQQTKYSHTVGHKPIPCQRQDALNEPHLQTTSSRNLEAKDELKKKKNLNRSGKRGRPSGTTKSAGYRTSTGRPLGTTKAAGFKTSPGRPLGTTKAAGYKVSPGRPPGSIKALSRLPNLNYTCSSAAFPYSVVHNRVVQAMGETSSKIKQPTE; this is encoded by the exons ATGGCTGCAGATTTCCCCCCGCTGAACATTGAAAATTTTAAG cagAAAATGATGCATCCTGTTGCCAGTAGTCCCCCTTTCTGCGGGACTGGAAAAACATCTTGCCTTAATGATGACAATGGGACACCCACCGATGAGTTTGATTTATATTCCACACAGCAAACCAAGTATAGCCACACCGTCGGGCACAAGCCAATACCATGTCAGAGACAAGATGCATTAAATGAACCACATTTGCAGACCACAAGTAGCAGAAATTTAGAGGCGAAAGAtgaactaaaaaaaaagaaaaatctcaacAGATCTGGAAAACGTGGCAGGCCTTCGGGGACAACAAAATCAGCGGGGTACAGAACGAGCACAGGTAGACCACTTGGGACCACCAAAGCAGCTGGATTTAAGACAAGTCCAGGTAGACCCTTGGGCACAACTAAAGCTGCAGGTTACAAAGTCAGCCCGGGGAGACCTCCTGGCAGCATTAAAGCTCTATCACGGCTTCCAAATCTAAATTATACTTGTAGCAGTGCAGCTTTTCCTTACTCTGTGGTGCATAACAGAGTAGTACAAGCTATGGGTGAAACAAGTAGCAAAATCAAACAACCCACTGAATAA
- the C2H5orf24 gene encoding UPF0461 protein C5orf24 homolog isoform X2: MAADFPPLNIENFKKMMHPVASSPPFCGTGKTSCLNDDNGTPTDEFDLYSTQQTKYSHTVGHKPIPCQRQDALNEPHLQTTSSRNLEAKDELKKKKNLNRSGKRGRPSGTTKSAGYRTSTGRPLGTTKAAGFKTSPGRPLGTTKAAGYKVSPGRPPGSIKALSRLPNLNYTCSSAAFPYSVVHNRVVQAMGETSSKIKQPTE; the protein is encoded by the exons ATGGCTGCAGATTTCCCCCCGCTGAACATTGAAAATTTTAAG AAAATGATGCATCCTGTTGCCAGTAGTCCCCCTTTCTGCGGGACTGGAAAAACATCTTGCCTTAATGATGACAATGGGACACCCACCGATGAGTTTGATTTATATTCCACACAGCAAACCAAGTATAGCCACACCGTCGGGCACAAGCCAATACCATGTCAGAGACAAGATGCATTAAATGAACCACATTTGCAGACCACAAGTAGCAGAAATTTAGAGGCGAAAGAtgaactaaaaaaaaagaaaaatctcaacAGATCTGGAAAACGTGGCAGGCCTTCGGGGACAACAAAATCAGCGGGGTACAGAACGAGCACAGGTAGACCACTTGGGACCACCAAAGCAGCTGGATTTAAGACAAGTCCAGGTAGACCCTTGGGCACAACTAAAGCTGCAGGTTACAAAGTCAGCCCGGGGAGACCTCCTGGCAGCATTAAAGCTCTATCACGGCTTCCAAATCTAAATTATACTTGTAGCAGTGCAGCTTTTCCTTACTCTGTGGTGCATAACAGAGTAGTACAAGCTATGGGTGAAACAAGTAGCAAAATCAAACAACCCACTGAATAA